GCGGGATGCGTGTCGTTGAGCTGGACGGCGACCTTGTCGTCGAAGTTTTCCCACGAGTTGCCCTCGTGGCGGAAGTGACGGCGGATGATGTCGCGGAGTGAGCACGAAACGAAGAAATACTGCTGCACCAGACGCAGTTCCTTGCCGTTCTCAGTCTTGTCATTCGGGTAAAGAACCTTCGAAACGGTTTCGCCGATGGCTTTCTCGCGGACGGCATCCACATAGCCGCCGCTGTTGAACGCCACCAAGTCGAATTCCTCGGTCGAGCGCGAGGCCCAGAGGCGGAGCAAGTTGACCGTGGCGGTGCCGTAACCGGCGATCGGAATGTCGTAGGGGACGCCGAGAATGGTCTTGGTGTCGGTCCAGCGCGGGTGTGAGTTGCCGTTGTTGTCGAAGACGTTTTCGACGCGGCCGTAGATTTTGACGTCGGTCGTGTATTCGGGACGGACGACTTCCCACGGGGTTCCGAAAATCATCCAGTTGTCCGGATGCTCCACCTGATGACCGTGGACGAACTCCTGCTTGAAGAGACCGAATTCGTAATGGATGCCGTAGCCGATCGCGGGGAAATCCAGCGTGGCGAGCGAGTCGAGGAAACACGCGGCAAGACGGCCGAGACCGCCGTTGCCCAAGCCCATGTCCACTTCGCTCTCGCGAACGGACTCCCAGTCAACGCCGAGGTCTTTCAACGCGGTGCGGGCTTCATCATAGAGACCGGTATTGTAGAGATTATTCTCAAACAGACGGCCCATCAGATACTCGAGGGAGAGGTAATAAAGACGGCGGACATTCTCTTTGTTATGGACGCCCTGGGTCTTGATCAGGCGGGTAAGGATCTGTTCGCGGACGGCCAGCGAGGTGGCGATCCACCAGTCACGCGGCTTGGCGGTGACCCGGTCACGAGCGAGTGCCGAAGTGAGGTTGCGAAGGATGGCCTGCTGCAAGGACTGCACGGGGTCATCCGTGGAGCGTCGCTGCGGAACCGCGGCCGGCGAGACCGGTGCGGAAGCAGGAGCAATGGCAGGAGCGGTCTTCGACGTGGATTTTTTAGGAGCGGGCATGCGTTATAAAGAAGGAAGTGATTAACCAAGAAGCGTGCCAGCCGGAAGCGGTTGGTCAGGTTCTTTCTACGATAAAAAATTTAAAACAGGCGGAAACCGGGGTGCGTCACCGAAATGTTACCGCTGAAAGCGTCGGGAAAGCTCCCCATGACTGAATTCGATGTGGGTCGGCGTGCCGCCCGGACTGGTCAAAGGAGCCCGGCAGGCGAACAATTGAGCCACGAGCGACTGCATCGCCTCCTCGCTGACAACCTCGCCCAGGCGAATCGCACGTGAGGCCGCCAGTCGTGCAAGTTGCTCCCGCGCGACATCGAGTTTGCGCTCCTGCAATTGTCCGTCTCGCAAAGCCCCCAGCAATTCACGCACAAAGGGCTCTGAATCGGCCGGCTCCATCCACGCCGGCACGCCTTCGATTCGGAAAAAATTACGGCCAAACTCAACGACTTCGAACCCGTGGCCGTTGAGAAACTCCAGCCGGTCCAGCAGCAACGCGCTCGCGATCGGGTCCAGCTCAACAGGAATCGGCAGCAGCAAACGCTGACTCGGCACCGCGCCTTCACTAAACTGGGCCTGCAGGCGCTCGAACCAGATGCGTTCATGCGCCGCCCGACGATCCAGCAGCACGAGTCCGGCTTTCGTTTCAAACAGACCGTAGCTGCCGTGAGCCAAACCCAAGAATCGCCACGCCGGTGCCGAAACCACCGGCGGCGAAATCGGGCGAACGATTTCCGGCAAAACCTGCGGCGCCTGATCATCCATTCGTCGCTCCACGCGCGCTGGCAGGACCGGAGCGAGTTTCGGCGCAGTCGTCGGCGATGGCACAACCGGCGTTCTCATCGCAAAAGGCGGCAGCGTAATACTCCGCGCCGCCACCGGAACAAATACTTCGGGAGCAACCGGCACACTCACCTCGCCGAGCTCGCGCAACCGCATCAGCACACTGCGAATAATGAAGCCACGCACTGCTGTTTCAGAGCGAAAACGCACTTCGCGCTTCGATGGATGCACATTCACGTCGACCGCCGCCGGATCGAGTTCAAAGAAGACAAACGCCAGCGGATACCGCCCCTTTGGCAACGATTCATGGTAACTCTCGATCAACGCGTAGTTGATCGCACGGCTGTCCACAGGACGTTGGTTGATGAACGTGATCATCTCATGGCGCGACGATCTCCCCTGCCCCGGCAAACCGATCAAGCCGCTCAAGCGCATGCCATTCTCCGAGACATCAATCGGGGTGAGCTGGCCGGCGAGCTGACGTCCAAAAATTTCCGTCACGCGTCCCAGCAGATCAACGCATTCCGGAGAACGAAAAATCACCCGTCCATCTTCGATCAACGTGAAGGCGACCTGCGGAAACGCCAAGGCGTAGAGCCGCACGCCGGTGATGATGTGCGCGGCCTCGGTCTGGTCGGTCTTGAGAAACTTGCGGCGGGCAGGAACCGAGTTGAACAGCTGCGACACCTCGATGCGCGTGCCCACCGGACGACCGCAGTCCCGCACGTGCACAAACTTGCCGCCGTTGACGAGAATCTCCGAACCCACGTCCGTGCCGGCCTCGCGAGTTTGTAGTATAAAACGGGATACACTCGCGATGGACGGCAGTGCTTCGCCGCGAAAACCGAAACTCGCGAGACGGTTGAGATCATCGGCCTCGCTGATCTTGCTGGTCGCGTGGCGCTCAAGCGCGAGCAGCGCATCATCGCGCGACATGCCATGGCCGTTGTCCTCTACACTCATCAACGAACGCCCGCCATGCCGGAACTCGACCTCGATGCGTGTCGCACCGGCATCGACTGCATTCTCGACGAGCTCTTTCACCACCGCTGCCGGACGCTCGATCACTTCGCCTGCGGCGATTTGATTGGCGACCCGGTCGGAGAGGATGCGGACTTTGGCCATGAGCAATTGCCGCGACTGGTGCGGGCGGACTCCGGTCAGCCCAGCACTTTGGCCCAACGCGCGAACTGCTTCTTCACTTGCGCGGGGCCGGGCATGCCGGTGCCGCGACGTTTTTCCATGGCGCGCTTCAAGTCGAACACCACGGCCCAGTCATCGCCATAGCCGGCGTGGATTTTTTTCACCTCGGCAGTGGGCAGTTTATCGAGAGGAAGCTTCAGCGTCTCGGCGAGTTTCACGACCGAACCCACCGCGTGATGGGCTTCGCGGAAAGGAACGCCGCGATCCACGAGATAATCGGCAAGATCGGTCGCCAGCAGCGCGGGATCGGCCACGGCTTCGGCGCAACGCGCACGGAAAACTGTCAGTCCTTCGATCGTGCCGGCGAGCACATCGGCGGAGAGCGCAGTCTGGTCAAAGCTGTCAAACACCGGCGGCTTGTCCTCTTGCAAATCGCGATTGTAGGTAAGCGGCAGACCCTTCGTGAGGACGAAGAGCGTGTGAAGATTACCCTGAAGACGCGCCGACTTGCCGCGAAGAAGTTCGCAGGAATCGGGGTTCTTTTTCTGCGGCATCAACGAGGAGCCGGTGCAGAACGTGTCCGGCAGATCGATGAACTTAAACTCGACGCTGGACCAGATGATGAGGTCCTCGGCGATACGCGACATGTGCACGCCGAAGAGCGCGCAAGCCGTCGCAAACTCGATGAACAGGTCGCGGTCGGCCACCGTGTCCATGGAGTTCTGCGTGACGCGCGGACGACCCTTGGCATCAACGAACCCGAGTTGTTTCGCGGTGAATTCACGGTCGATGGGCAGCGTGGTGCCGGCGATGGCGCCAGACCCGAGCGGGCACCAGTTGGCATGATCGGCCACCTCGACGAAACGGGCGCGGTCGCGCTCCAGCATTTCAAGGTAGGCGAAGAGGTGATGCGAAAGGAAAACCGGCTGGGCGCGCTGGAGGTGCGTGTAACCGGGGATGAGCACGTCGCCGTCGCGTTTCGCCACGGAGAGGATGGCGCGTTGGGCGCCGAGAATTTTGTCGGCGAGGACGGCGCAAGCGTGTTTGAACCACAGGCGCATATCGGTCGCAACCTGGTCGTTGCGGCTGCGGGCGGTGTGTAATTTGGCGGCGGCGGGCACGTTTTTCGTGAGCGCCTGCTCGATGTTCATGTGAACGTCTTCGAGCTGCGTGCTCCAAGTGAACTTGCCCGCCGCGATCTGCGCGAGAATGGCGTCGAGGCCGGAGTGAATCGAATCGCGCTCCTTGGCGGTGATCAGGCCGACATGCGCCAGCATGGCCGAGTGGGCTTTGCTGCCGGCGATGTCGAACGGCGCGAGCCGGTGATCGAACGAGACGGACTCGCTAAATTTCAACATCAGATCGGCGGGGCCGGCGGTGAACCGTCCGCCCCAGGTCGCTTGGGATTTCTTCGCCATAAAAATGAACCGTGAGCACACGCGCCCGCCCCACCCTGCGCAATGCGAAATAAGCTCCGATCAGGTGACGGTCTTGAAAAACCGGTTCACCTCGGCCAGTGCCTCGCTCATCGCGAAGGGCTTTTGCAAGTAGCCTTTTGCGCCGGCCCGAAGGATCTCGGTCTTCAGATTCGCTTCCAAGTGTCCGCTCATGATCACCGCATTCACGGAGGGCGTATGATCTTTGATTTTCAAAAACGCCTCCCATCCGCTCATGCGCGGCAGGCCGAGATCGATCACCACGAGCGCGATGCGTTCGGCGTTGCGGGTGAACTCGTCCACCGCCTCCACGCCATCGCGGGCCTTCAACACCGTGAAACCGTTTCGCGTGAGCAAAAAGCTCAGCGCCTGCAGCAACGTGTCTTCATCATCCACGACCAGCACGATTCGCTCGGGGGCCGACGCCGCGGGTGCCACCGGCACGGGTAACTCGGGTGCAGGCGCCGCCTCGATCAATGCCGGCAGATAAAGACGGAACACCAGCGCCGGCCCGGACCATGTGTCGATTTCCAAGTGAGCGCGGTGGCTGGCCATGATGCTGTGCACCACGAGCACCGCCAGATCGCGCCGGCGTTCGGAGAAACGCACCGCGGCATCCCAGGTCCCCGGATTCTCTCCTACGACAAACGCATCGACCGACGGCTCGACGCGCAACGTGAGCGTCACATACGACGGCTCCCGCGCATCGGAAAACTTCGTGCGCACCTCGGCCCCGTCCACCTGGCGGGTCGTAAATGTAATGCGTCCCCCCTCGCCGGTAAGATCGCGCGCCTTCTGGCCGAGATTGGCGAGCACGTGGTGAAACTGTTGCGGATCGAGCGACACCGGCGGCAAATCCTGCGCCAGATCGAGCCGCACTTCGATACCCGGCGTCAGCGTCTCGCCGGCCATGCGAAAAAATTCGCGCACAAATTCGCCCACCGCGATGCGTTGAAAACACAGCTCGTCACGACGCGACAAGTGCAGCGTCTGGCGGATCAGATTGGCCGCACGGCGCACCGCGTGATCGATGCCACCAACCGCGGTGTTGAGACGGTTCACATCGAGCGTGCCGTCCTGCAAAAACGCCGTGTAGCCGAGGATGATCGAAAGCAGGTTGTTGAAATCGTTGCTGATGTCGGATGCCAGCGCGGTGAAGTTTTCCGCCTGCTGGTTCTGTCGCAACTGCTGCACGCCACCGACCTGCCGGCTGAGATCAATCAACGTCGTGACGCGATATACCCGACCATCCAGCGAGTGCACCCGCGTGTCGGAAGCATGCGCAAATAATGGCCGCCCGCTGCGATGAAGATACGTGGTCTCCGCCGTGGCCTGATCATTTCCCGCGATGAACGATGCATGCGCAACCGAACCGCGCACCGCGGCCTCCGCCGCAAACAACCGCATGATGTGGAGCCCCGCCAACTCATCGACTGCGTAGCCCACCGCCTCGGCAAACGCAGTGTTCGTCGAAACGATGATCCCGCGGTCATCCGTGAGACACAGTCCGATGGAGGAGCTCGCCCAGAATTCCGTGAGCATGCCGCCCAAGCCCGCCGGTGCACCAGTAGTCGCTACGCCTTGGACGGGCGTCGTCGTGATGAACGTTTTTTCCATGCCTGAAATCATTCGGCCCAATGAAACACCACCGGTTTATCCACCTGCGGATGGAGACTCTGATGCACCGGGCAGTGATGCGCGGCGTGCTCGAGCAGCTTTGCCAGGTCATCGGTGCGCGCG
This portion of the Rariglobus hedericola genome encodes:
- a CDS encoding ATP-binding response regulator, yielding MEKTFITTTPVQGVATTGAPAGLGGMLTEFWASSSIGLCLTDDRGIIVSTNTAFAEAVGYAVDELAGLHIMRLFAAEAAVRGSVAHASFIAGNDQATAETTYLHRSGRPLFAHASDTRVHSLDGRVYRVTTLIDLSRQVGGVQQLRQNQQAENFTALASDISNDFNNLLSIILGYTAFLQDGTLDVNRLNTAVGGIDHAVRRAANLIRQTLHLSRRDELCFQRIAVGEFVREFFRMAGETLTPGIEVRLDLAQDLPPVSLDPQQFHHVLANLGQKARDLTGEGGRITFTTRQVDGAEVRTKFSDAREPSYVTLTLRVEPSVDAFVVGENPGTWDAAVRFSERRRDLAVLVVHSIMASHRAHLEIDTWSGPALVFRLYLPALIEAAPAPELPVPVAPAASAPERIVLVVDDEDTLLQALSFLLTRNGFTVLKARDGVEAVDEFTRNAERIALVVIDLGLPRMSGWEAFLKIKDHTPSVNAVIMSGHLEANLKTEILRAGAKGYLQKPFAMSEALAEVNRFFKTVT
- the argH gene encoding argininosuccinate lyase, whose product is MAKKSQATWGGRFTAGPADLMLKFSESVSFDHRLAPFDIAGSKAHSAMLAHVGLITAKERDSIHSGLDAILAQIAAGKFTWSTQLEDVHMNIEQALTKNVPAAAKLHTARSRNDQVATDMRLWFKHACAVLADKILGAQRAILSVAKRDGDVLIPGYTHLQRAQPVFLSHHLFAYLEMLERDRARFVEVADHANWCPLGSGAIAGTTLPIDREFTAKQLGFVDAKGRPRVTQNSMDTVADRDLFIEFATACALFGVHMSRIAEDLIIWSSVEFKFIDLPDTFCTGSSLMPQKKNPDSCELLRGKSARLQGNLHTLFVLTKGLPLTYNRDLQEDKPPVFDSFDQTALSADVLAGTIEGLTVFRARCAEAVADPALLATDLADYLVDRGVPFREAHHAVGSVVKLAETLKLPLDKLPTAEVKKIHAGYGDDWAVVFDLKRAMEKRRGTGMPGPAQVKKQFARWAKVLG
- the mutL gene encoding DNA mismatch repair endonuclease MutL; the encoded protein is MAKVRILSDRVANQIAAGEVIERPAAVVKELVENAVDAGATRIEVEFRHGGRSLMSVEDNGHGMSRDDALLALERHATSKISEADDLNRLASFGFRGEALPSIASVSRFILQTREAGTDVGSEILVNGGKFVHVRDCGRPVGTRIEVSQLFNSVPARRKFLKTDQTEAAHIITGVRLYALAFPQVAFTLIEDGRVIFRSPECVDLLGRVTEIFGRQLAGQLTPIDVSENGMRLSGLIGLPGQGRSSRHEMITFINQRPVDSRAINYALIESYHESLPKGRYPLAFVFFELDPAAVDVNVHPSKREVRFRSETAVRGFIIRSVLMRLRELGEVSVPVAPEVFVPVAARSITLPPFAMRTPVVPSPTTAPKLAPVLPARVERRMDDQAPQVLPEIVRPISPPVVSAPAWRFLGLAHGSYGLFETKAGLVLLDRRAAHERIWFERLQAQFSEGAVPSQRLLLPIPVELDPIASALLLDRLEFLNGHGFEVVEFGRNFFRIEGVPAWMEPADSEPFVRELLGALRDGQLQERKLDVAREQLARLAASRAIRLGEVVSEEAMQSLVAQLFACRAPLTSPGGTPTHIEFSHGELSRRFQR